From the genome of Streptomyces sp. NBC_00659, one region includes:
- the pstA gene encoding phosphate ABC transporter permease PstA, with protein MTVIEETSLSGVRDTAPVPADIEVEQAPHAPEPPRPRRIGGVSRSGVLALCGAAASALCATVLLFGQLAPFSGVLGFTVTAYLVFLAIYAVLTGLEEDGQAVRDRVMTVVLWTAASLLFSGLFMVVGFTGWRGKDALPHGNFFTEDMQASGPLDPLTHGGIAHAMLGTLTMIAIALAITVPLGLACAVYLNQIPGRFSRFVRTIVEAMTALPSIVAGLMVYATWILGLGMQKSGLAAGFAISVMMLPIVIRASDVVLRLVPGNLTEAAEALGAPRWRTVWHVVLPTARSGLATAVILGTARGIGETSPVLLTAGFTAALNADPTSGPMVSLPLAVFNFVKSPEPTMIARGFGAAAVLMALVLVLFVIARVIGGRGPGHQTKRQARRTARASRQDVRRFEDLHAPGLSLFESPGGSHPTETALSAPATGETD; from the coding sequence ATGACCGTCATCGAAGAAACGTCCCTGTCCGGCGTGCGTGACACCGCGCCCGTGCCCGCGGACATCGAGGTGGAGCAGGCGCCGCACGCGCCGGAGCCCCCCCGGCCGCGCCGCATCGGCGGCGTCAGCCGCTCCGGGGTGCTGGCCCTGTGCGGTGCCGCCGCCTCCGCGCTCTGCGCCACCGTCCTGCTGTTCGGCCAGCTCGCCCCGTTCTCGGGCGTCCTGGGCTTCACCGTCACCGCCTACCTCGTCTTCCTGGCGATCTACGCGGTGCTGACCGGCCTCGAGGAGGACGGCCAGGCCGTACGCGACCGGGTCATGACGGTCGTGCTGTGGACGGCGGCCTCGCTGCTGTTCTCCGGCCTGTTCATGGTCGTCGGCTTCACCGGCTGGCGCGGCAAGGACGCCCTGCCGCACGGCAACTTCTTCACCGAGGACATGCAGGCCTCGGGCCCGCTCGACCCGCTCACCCACGGCGGCATCGCCCACGCGATGCTCGGCACCCTCACCATGATCGCCATCGCCCTCGCGATCACCGTGCCGCTGGGCCTCGCCTGCGCCGTGTACCTGAACCAGATCCCGGGCCGGTTCTCCCGGTTCGTCCGGACGATCGTCGAGGCGATGACCGCGCTGCCCTCGATCGTCGCCGGTCTGATGGTGTACGCCACCTGGATCCTCGGCCTCGGCATGCAGAAGTCGGGCCTCGCGGCAGGCTTCGCGATCAGCGTGATGATGCTGCCGATCGTCATCCGGGCCTCCGACGTGGTGCTGCGCCTGGTGCCCGGCAACCTCACCGAGGCCGCGGAGGCGCTCGGCGCGCCGCGCTGGCGCACGGTGTGGCACGTCGTACTGCCCACCGCCCGCTCGGGTCTGGCCACCGCCGTCATCCTCGGCACCGCCCGCGGAATCGGCGAGACCTCGCCCGTCCTGCTCACCGCCGGCTTCACGGCCGCGCTCAACGCGGACCCGACCAGCGGGCCGATGGTCTCGCTGCCGCTCGCGGTCTTCAACTTCGTCAAGTCGCCCGAGCCCACGATGATCGCCCGCGGGTTCGGCGCCGCCGCCGTCCTGATGGCCCTCGTCCTGGTGCTGTTCGTCATCGCCCGGGTGATCGGCGGGCGCGGCCCCGGTCACCAGACCAAGCGCCAGGCCCGCCGTACCGCCCGGGCCTCACGGCAGGACGTACGGCGCTTCGAGGACCTGCACGCGCCCGGCCTGTCCCTGTTCGAGAGCCCCGGGGGATCGCACCCCACGGAAACCGCCCTGTCCGCCCCCGCCACCGGAGAGACCGACTGA
- a CDS encoding N-acetylneuraminate synthase family protein, producing MSNSRLRNFGSKTAGPGHPVYVVGEIGINHNGELENAFKLIDAAAEAGCDAVKFQKRTPEICTPRDQWDIERDTPWGRMTYIDYRHRVEFGEDEYRQIDEYAKSKNIDWFASPWDTEAVAFLEKFDVPAHKVASASLTDDELLRSLRATGRTVILSTGMSTPKQIRHAVEVLGSDNILMCHATSTYPAQAEELNLRVINTLQAEYPNVPIGYSGHETGLQTTLAAVALGAAFVERHITLDRAMWGSDQAASVEPQGLTRLVRDIRTIEASLGDGVKKVYDSELGPMKKLRRVTGVVAEAEIAAAAGEPVSV from the coding sequence ATGAGCAACTCCCGTCTGCGCAACTTCGGTTCGAAGACCGCCGGCCCCGGCCACCCCGTCTACGTCGTCGGCGAGATCGGCATCAACCACAACGGTGAGCTCGAGAACGCCTTCAAGCTCATCGACGCCGCCGCCGAGGCCGGCTGTGACGCCGTCAAGTTCCAGAAGCGCACCCCGGAGATCTGCACCCCGCGCGACCAGTGGGACATCGAGCGCGACACCCCCTGGGGCCGCATGACCTACATCGACTACCGCCACCGCGTGGAGTTCGGTGAGGACGAGTACCGCCAGATCGACGAGTACGCCAAGAGCAAGAACATTGACTGGTTCGCCTCCCCGTGGGACACCGAGGCCGTCGCCTTCCTGGAGAAGTTCGACGTCCCGGCCCACAAGGTCGCCTCCGCCTCGCTGACCGACGACGAGCTGCTCCGCTCGCTGCGCGCCACGGGCCGCACGGTCATCCTCTCCACCGGCATGTCGACGCCGAAGCAGATCCGCCACGCGGTCGAGGTCCTCGGCTCGGACAACATCCTGATGTGCCACGCCACGTCGACCTACCCGGCGCAGGCCGAGGAGCTCAACCTCCGCGTCATCAACACCCTGCAGGCCGAGTACCCGAACGTTCCGATCGGCTACTCCGGCCACGAGACGGGCCTGCAGACCACGCTCGCCGCGGTCGCCCTCGGTGCCGCCTTCGTCGAGCGTCACATCACCCTCGACCGCGCGATGTGGGGCTCCGACCAGGCCGCCTCCGTCGAGCCGCAGGGCCTGACCCGCCTCGTCCGCGACATCCGCACCATCGAGGCCTCCCTCGGCGACGGTGTCAAGAAGGTCTACGACTCCGAGCTCGGCCCGATGAAGAAGCTGCGCCGCGTCACGGGCGTCGTCGCCGAGGCCGAGATCGCCGCGGCCGCGGGCGAGCCCGTCTCGGTCTGA
- the pstC gene encoding phosphate ABC transporter permease subunit PstC, whose translation MGGQHVASAQEESDRPESDRPGSGTPEPGEPVSGIPESGTSVSGGPETGGAVSGRTELEELTPRRLNAARGLGDRVFRYQLTATGIAVLAVMAGVGLFLLLRAGQALRARGFAFLTTAAWQPDVHNFGIAAVMTGTILIALVAVSISVPLAVGTALFITDVAPPGLRRTLVSMVDLMAAVPSVVYGLWGLFFFQQHVIGLSRWLSTWFGWIPLFQVDGAQPGEPLASESVYTASTFIAGIVVALMVAPIQCSVMREVFSQAPAGEREGAYALGATRWGMIRAVVLPYGKGGIIGGTMLGLGRALGETIAVYMIISPVFTIQLHVLQTGSNSVSSLIALHYGDASTFGMSALMAAGLALFLLTLAVNFTASSVVARSRSGAQSEA comes from the coding sequence ATGGGGGGACAGCACGTGGCGTCCGCGCAAGAGGAGTCCGACAGACCGGAGTCCGACAGACCGGGATCCGGAACACCGGAACCGGGAGAGCCGGTATCCGGCATACCGGAGTCCGGTACTTCGGTCTCCGGGGGACCGGAGACCGGCGGTGCCGTCTCCGGCCGGACGGAGCTCGAGGAGCTCACCCCCCGGCGGCTCAACGCGGCCCGCGGCCTCGGTGACCGCGTCTTCCGGTACCAGCTCACCGCCACCGGCATCGCCGTCCTGGCCGTCATGGCGGGGGTCGGACTCTTCCTCCTCCTGCGGGCCGGTCAGGCGCTGCGGGCCCGGGGCTTCGCCTTCCTCACCACCGCCGCATGGCAGCCGGACGTCCACAACTTCGGCATCGCGGCCGTCATGACCGGCACCATCCTGATCGCCCTGGTCGCGGTGTCGATCTCCGTGCCGCTCGCCGTCGGAACCGCCCTGTTCATCACCGACGTGGCCCCGCCCGGACTGCGCCGCACTCTGGTGTCGATGGTCGACCTGATGGCGGCCGTCCCCTCGGTGGTGTACGGGCTGTGGGGGCTGTTCTTCTTCCAGCAGCACGTGATCGGCCTGTCGCGCTGGCTCTCCACCTGGTTCGGCTGGATCCCCCTGTTCCAGGTGGACGGTGCCCAGCCCGGCGAACCGCTCGCGTCGGAGAGCGTCTACACGGCTTCCACCTTCATCGCAGGGATCGTCGTCGCCCTGATGGTCGCGCCGATCCAGTGCTCGGTGATGCGCGAGGTCTTCTCGCAGGCCCCGGCCGGCGAACGCGAGGGCGCCTACGCGCTCGGCGCCACCCGCTGGGGAATGATCCGCGCGGTCGTCCTGCCGTACGGCAAGGGCGGCATCATCGGCGGCACGATGCTGGGGCTCGGCCGGGCGCTCGGCGAGACGATCGCGGTGTACATGATCATCTCGCCGGTCTTCACCATCCAGCTCCACGTCCTGCAGACCGGCTCGAACTCGGTCTCCTCGCTGATCGCCCTGCACTACGGCGACGCCTCGACGTTCGGTATGTCGGCGCTGATGGCGGCGGGCCTGGCGCTGTTCCTGCTCACCCTGGCGGTCAACTTCACCGCCTCCTCCGTGGTGGCCCGCAGCCGCTCCGGCGCGCAGAGCGAGGCATGA